A genomic stretch from Candidatus Amarolinea dominans includes:
- a CDS encoding tRNA uridine(34) 5-carboxymethylaminomethyl modification radical SAM/GNAT enzyme Elp3 — MPKSYLRDEPGAQRAYLEQFDPFSQTAGRIAALETIGHAADKIELLILGGTWSAYPRHYQETFVLRCLEAMNEQPAVNLAEAQRHNESAPHRNVGLVIETRPDWITPQEVLWLRRLGVTKVQLGIQSLDDRILALNKRGHTVEQSRRAVRLLRAAGFKLHLHWMPNLLGATPESDLADFQRLWSDPALRPDELKIYPCSLLEGTELMAHWRAGHYRPYTRGELLELLIGCKALVPPDCRLNRVIRDIPSDHIVAGNRTVNLRQVVQQEMARRGLICHCIRCQEVRGHAIEAQHLTLDTVSHPTDISQEWFLRMLTPAGRLAGFLRLSLPRPFDAANPLTPADVSAEIQGAAMIREVHVVGPALVVGADSRGEAQHVGVGRRLVAAAQELAQAQGFKQLTVIAAAGTRDYYRRLGFELGDLYMHLRL; from the coding sequence ATGCCCAAGAGTTATCTGCGGGATGAGCCGGGCGCGCAGCGTGCGTACCTGGAGCAGTTCGACCCTTTTTCGCAGACGGCCGGCCGCATCGCCGCGCTGGAGACGATCGGCCACGCTGCCGACAAGATCGAGCTGTTGATTTTGGGCGGCACCTGGTCAGCCTACCCGCGCCACTACCAGGAAACGTTCGTGCTGCGCTGCCTGGAAGCCATGAACGAGCAGCCGGCGGTCAACCTGGCGGAGGCGCAGCGCCACAATGAGTCCGCGCCGCATCGCAACGTGGGACTGGTCATCGAGACGCGACCCGATTGGATCACGCCGCAGGAGGTCCTGTGGCTGCGGCGCCTGGGCGTCACCAAGGTGCAACTGGGGATTCAGAGCCTGGATGACCGTATCCTGGCGTTGAACAAGCGCGGGCACACCGTGGAGCAGAGCCGCCGCGCGGTGCGTCTGTTGCGCGCGGCCGGTTTCAAGCTGCATCTGCACTGGATGCCCAATCTGCTGGGCGCGACGCCAGAGAGCGATCTGGCCGATTTTCAGCGCCTGTGGAGCGACCCCGCCTTGCGGCCGGACGAGCTGAAGATTTACCCCTGCTCGCTGCTGGAAGGAACGGAGTTGATGGCGCATTGGCGTGCGGGTCATTATCGGCCCTACACGCGGGGCGAACTGCTGGAACTGCTCATCGGCTGCAAGGCGCTAGTGCCGCCCGATTGCCGGCTCAACCGCGTGATTCGCGACATTCCGTCTGACCACATCGTGGCCGGCAACCGGACGGTGAACCTGCGTCAGGTGGTGCAGCAGGAGATGGCGCGCCGCGGGCTGATCTGTCACTGCATTCGCTGCCAGGAGGTGCGCGGCCATGCCATCGAAGCGCAGCATTTGACCCTGGACACCGTGAGCCACCCGACCGACATCAGCCAGGAGTGGTTCCTGCGCATGCTCACGCCTGCCGGGCGCCTGGCCGGTTTCTTGCGGCTGTCGCTGCCGCGGCCTTTCGATGCGGCCAATCCTCTGACGCCGGCCGACGTGAGCGCGGAGATTCAGGGCGCGGCGATGATTCGTGAGGTTCATGTGGTTGGGCCGGCCCTGGTGGTGGGCGCGGACAGCCGCGGCGAGGCGCAGCATGTGGGCGTGGGCCGCCGGCTTGTGGCCGCGGCGCAGGAGTTGGCGCAGGCGCAGGGCTTCAAACAACTGACCGTCATTGCGGCCGCCGGTACGCGGGACTACTACCGGCGCCTGGGCTTCGAGCTGGGCGATTTGTACATGCACCTTCGGCTGTAA
- a CDS encoding class I SAM-dependent methyltransferase, giving the protein MKMDTAQRLLALNRQFYTTCAGAFARTRGVNQAGLLPSLPFLPPTPIVLDLGCGQARLAGWLANQRPSLTYIGVDASAGLLHAAARTVASLATVRAQLLLADVTAPDWPAAVLPLLPAGVRFDAIYALALLHHLPGFDLRATVLRQAARLLAPAGVLVVSYWQFLDEARWRQRQLPWETIGLTAGEMDPGDALLDWRRDGHGLRYVHHVTPAEANDLAAAADLQIATTYHADGQSKHLNFFQILAAE; this is encoded by the coding sequence ATGAAGATGGACACCGCGCAACGTCTGCTGGCGCTCAATCGCCAGTTCTACACCACATGCGCGGGCGCTTTTGCCCGCACACGCGGCGTCAATCAGGCTGGACTTTTGCCCAGCCTGCCCTTTCTGCCGCCGACGCCCATCGTGCTCGACCTGGGCTGCGGCCAGGCGCGCCTGGCTGGCTGGCTGGCGAATCAGCGCCCGTCGCTGACCTACATCGGTGTGGATGCCAGCGCGGGCTTGCTGCACGCGGCGGCCCGCACGGTGGCCTCGTTAGCCACGGTGCGGGCGCAGTTACTCTTGGCCGATGTCACCGCGCCTGATTGGCCGGCGGCCGTGCTGCCCCTGCTGCCGGCCGGCGTCCGGTTCGATGCCATCTACGCGCTGGCGCTGCTGCATCACCTGCCCGGCTTTGATTTGCGCGCCACGGTTCTGCGCCAGGCGGCGCGGCTGCTGGCGCCCGCGGGCGTGCTGGTCGTCTCCTATTGGCAATTCCTGGACGAAGCGCGCTGGCGCCAGCGCCAACTCCCCTGGGAAACCATCGGCCTCACGGCCGGCGAGATGGATCCCGGCGACGCGCTGCTCGATTGGCGTCGCGACGGGCACGGTCTGCGCTACGTGCATCACGTCACCCCGGCCGAAGCCAACGACCTGGCGGCCGCCGCCGACCTGCAGATCGCCACAACCTACCACGCGGACGGCCAGAGCAAGCATCTCAACTTCTTTCAGATCCTCGCCGCCGAATGA
- a CDS encoding right-handed parallel beta-helix repeat-containing protein, producing MWCFKLAGGGRTALSALLGLLLLWPGIAVAVAGPRRRDDRPPPRRATITVCPSGCMFTRIQDGINNAAAGDTVSVSAGVYSENLQLRAGVVVEGADAATTIVDAGQRNSVVRATLSSIGVSTVVRRLTLRNGRAPAGAGVLIQAAAPTLEDLIIENNQASGTGGGIAVLGGGRVVMTDSILRNNVAGTTGGAAFFDALTFGAIRSSDLLNNQAQNGGGLYSANATVTISDTLFSTNQAAQHGGGAVFAQGSGGEVQFSTFENNVAVAGHGGAVVAQDGASTALRNNVFRNNRTQASNAIAGAVKIFSAATSPIVNNLFEGNQSVDGGGLMVQAANVSVTGNTFRNNLATRFGGGMVANQSAQVSVSQNVFDQNRAGVDAGALIVQYSSGGDVTRNTFTNNRASTTNGNSGAIKVYNLSNPVISQNVIENNEAKDGGGIYVELLSTPLIMGNVIRSNRSAEYGGGIGVTSGSRPIIRDNLIDSNTSGLNGGGVFVNDQASVTLERNTITHNVAAALGGGVVFLSAGGQLRANSISSNEAGTHGGGLVLNASDLTAQNNTISQNVAAQLGGGVLVQGGSTPTMLNNTINGNQAAIGAGIAFFSSGGTWDGNQVGANHASGGGGGILINAGNPQILNGQLFNNTAVTFGGGFLIQANAAPTISNNEIRYNTAANAGAGVHVAASQPVIRNNTITNNAGEGVNIVAASDVDLTENIITSNVVGVRVEASSQAALVRNNVWNNSDANYRGAEGGSSDVSLDPLYIRGPFGQFYLSQVAAGQGRNSPLVDAGTQTAASLGLDRWTTRTDGVGDSGLVDLGVHYPVFSGRPRLWLPRLNIDQP from the coding sequence ATGTGGTGTTTCAAGTTGGCAGGCGGCGGACGTACGGCGTTGAGCGCCTTGCTCGGATTGCTGCTTCTGTGGCCGGGTATCGCCGTGGCCGTCGCGGGCCCGCGCCGGCGCGACGATCGCCCCCCGCCGCGCCGGGCGACGATTACCGTCTGTCCGTCCGGCTGTATGTTTACGCGTATTCAGGATGGGATCAATAATGCGGCCGCCGGCGATACCGTGTCTGTCAGCGCCGGCGTGTATAGCGAGAATTTGCAGTTGCGCGCCGGTGTGGTGGTCGAGGGCGCGGATGCGGCCACGACGATCGTGGACGCCGGTCAGCGCAACAGTGTGGTGCGGGCCACTCTGAGCAGCATTGGGGTCAGCACCGTGGTGCGCAGGTTGACCCTGCGCAACGGGCGCGCGCCGGCTGGCGCTGGCGTCTTGATTCAGGCGGCGGCGCCTACCCTGGAAGACCTGATTATCGAGAATAATCAAGCCAGCGGTACCGGGGGCGGCATCGCGGTGCTCGGCGGTGGCCGCGTGGTGATGACAGACAGCATCCTGCGCAACAATGTGGCGGGAACAACCGGCGGCGCCGCTTTCTTCGACGCGCTGACGTTTGGCGCGATCAGGAGCAGCGATCTGCTCAATAATCAGGCGCAGAACGGCGGCGGACTGTACAGCGCCAACGCCACTGTAACCATCAGTGACACGCTGTTCAGCACCAACCAGGCCGCGCAGCACGGCGGCGGCGCGGTCTTTGCGCAGGGCAGTGGCGGAGAGGTGCAGTTCAGCACGTTCGAGAACAATGTGGCGGTGGCCGGTCATGGCGGCGCGGTCGTGGCGCAGGATGGGGCCAGCACCGCGCTGCGCAACAATGTGTTTCGCAACAACCGCACGCAGGCGTCAAATGCCATTGCCGGTGCGGTGAAAATCTTCTCCGCGGCTACTTCACCGATCGTCAATAATCTGTTCGAGGGCAATCAGAGCGTGGATGGCGGGGGATTGATGGTGCAAGCTGCGAATGTCAGCGTCACGGGCAACACCTTCCGCAACAACCTGGCGACGCGTTTTGGCGGCGGCATGGTGGCTAACCAAAGCGCGCAAGTGAGCGTCAGTCAGAACGTTTTTGATCAAAATCGGGCCGGCGTGGATGCGGGGGCGCTGATTGTGCAGTACAGTTCGGGCGGCGACGTAACGCGCAACACATTCACCAATAATCGCGCCAGCACGACCAACGGCAACAGCGGCGCGATCAAGGTTTACAACCTGTCCAACCCGGTCATCAGCCAGAATGTGATCGAGAATAACGAAGCCAAGGATGGCGGCGGCATCTATGTGGAGCTGCTCTCGACGCCGCTCATCATGGGCAACGTCATCCGTTCGAATCGCAGCGCCGAGTATGGCGGCGGCATCGGCGTCACCTCCGGCTCGCGGCCGATCATTCGTGACAACCTGATTGACAGCAATACCAGCGGTCTGAACGGCGGCGGCGTTTTTGTCAACGACCAAGCCAGCGTTACCCTTGAACGCAACACGATCACCCACAATGTGGCGGCGGCATTGGGCGGCGGGGTGGTTTTTCTCTCGGCCGGCGGTCAGTTGCGTGCCAACAGCATCAGTAGCAATGAGGCAGGCACGCATGGCGGCGGCCTGGTGTTGAACGCCAGCGACCTCACCGCGCAAAACAACACGATCAGCCAGAATGTGGCTGCACAACTGGGCGGCGGCGTGCTGGTGCAAGGCGGCAGCACACCGACCATGCTGAACAACACGATCAACGGCAACCAGGCGGCCATCGGCGCGGGCATTGCGTTTTTCAGCAGCGGCGGCACCTGGGATGGCAACCAGGTGGGGGCCAATCACGCCAGCGGCGGCGGCGGTGGAATTCTGATCAATGCCGGCAATCCGCAGATCCTCAACGGTCAGTTGTTCAATAACACGGCTGTTACCTTTGGCGGCGGTTTCCTGATCCAGGCCAATGCCGCGCCAACGATCTCGAACAATGAGATTCGCTACAACACGGCCGCCAATGCGGGCGCCGGTGTGCATGTCGCCGCGTCGCAGCCGGTGATCCGCAACAACACCATCACGAACAATGCGGGGGAAGGGGTCAACATTGTGGCCGCGTCGGACGTTGATCTGACGGAGAACATCATCACGAGCAACGTGGTGGGTGTGCGGGTTGAGGCGTCGAGCCAGGCGGCACTGGTGCGCAACAATGTCTGGAACAACTCCGATGCCAACTACCGCGGCGCGGAGGGGGGCAGTAGCGATGTTTCGCTCGATCCGCTCTACATCCGCGGCCCGTTTGGACAGTTCTACCTGAGCCAGGTGGCGGCCGGGCAGGGCCGCAACAGCCCATTGGTGGACGCGGGCACGCAGACGGCCGCGTCATTGGGGCTTGACCGCTGGACCACGCGCACCGATGGCGTGGGCGACAGCGGCCTGGTGGACCTGGGGGTGCATTATCCGGTGTTCAGCGGCCGGCCGCGGCTGTGGCTACCGCGGCTGAACATAGATCAGCCGTAG
- a CDS encoding right-handed parallel beta-helix repeat-containing protein codes for MIDRKQTPMSTQPFHAPLPFILMPGLQRRVWIACLVLSLLTASLPGCSRAYQAITVCPSGCMFTAIQEGIAHAAAGDVVMIGAGVYQENIVLAAGVSLQGAGASATIIDGGQRNSVVRGLSAAIGPDVALTEMTLRNGRAVNGGGMLLQGASPTLRNLMIEDCQAVALGGGLAVLNSGAPALQGVTLRNNRAANGGGLGISGVTARAQMTAGALDDNSATTAGGAAYVGLRGSLQLLGVELTNNQSSQSGGGVLFAQQSTGQIEDSTLTGNVAVAGHGGAVIIQDQANAALRRNTFRRNQALAANAIGGAVKIYATGTATVTLTMNWFENNQAASGGAVHIQGAHVEVLANTFVGNSATQFGGALVATDSTQILVQDNIFARNSAGVDGGALVIQHGSSGQVIGNSFTDNRASMVNGNGGAIKVYSASSPLIHKNLIERNEARDGGGLYIETLSASVVTQNTIRDNHSAAYGGGVGIREASPTLRANEITFNQSDLNGGGLFITDDSSVTLDANTISHNTARGSGGGLVFLASTGAMTGNVLTANQALGTAAGGQPGGHGGGMLLSGSNLSASHNIIQGNRAANLGGGAAIQTNSQPILNQNHWVSNEATQGGGIFVTDASSVQVRGNVFWRNRASDSGGGLLLDGGSAVLEDNDLAFNQALIYGGGLLIQADAVVRLRNNLVHDGTFGNAVALDRSAIYVADAHVDIGGQTIVNNRGAGLSLGAGAVVTLTETILTANDVGITAVTGSQATLLRNDLWANATGNYRGLVAGATDLTLNPLFATGPLGNFYLSQMAAGQGATSPLVDTGAHTAAELGLDQLTTRTDSIPDTGLVDLGIHYPPFTGRPRVWLPVALSGH; via the coding sequence ATGATTGATCGAAAGCAAACGCCCATGAGCACACAGCCGTTTCATGCCCCCCTTCCATTCATCCTGATGCCCGGTCTCCAGCGCCGCGTATGGATTGCCTGCCTTGTTCTGAGCTTGTTGACTGCGTCCTTACCGGGATGCAGCCGCGCGTATCAGGCGATTACGGTTTGCCCCAGCGGCTGTATGTTCACCGCGATCCAGGAAGGTATCGCCCATGCCGCGGCCGGCGACGTGGTGATGATCGGCGCGGGCGTCTACCAGGAAAACATCGTGCTGGCGGCCGGGGTGTCGCTGCAGGGCGCGGGCGCGAGCGCGACGATCATTGACGGCGGCCAACGCAACAGCGTGGTGCGCGGTCTGAGCGCTGCCATTGGGCCGGATGTGGCGCTGACCGAGATGACCCTGCGCAACGGTCGCGCGGTGAACGGCGGTGGGATGTTGCTGCAGGGCGCCAGCCCCACCCTGCGCAACCTCATGATCGAAGACTGCCAGGCGGTGGCGCTCGGTGGGGGCCTGGCGGTGCTCAACAGCGGTGCGCCGGCGCTGCAAGGGGTGACCCTGCGCAACAATCGCGCCGCGAACGGCGGTGGCCTGGGCATTTCCGGCGTGACGGCACGCGCGCAGATGACCGCCGGCGCCCTCGATGATAACAGCGCCACCACCGCCGGCGGCGCCGCATATGTTGGTTTGCGTGGCTCCCTGCAACTGCTGGGTGTTGAGCTGACGAACAACCAGTCGTCACAGTCTGGCGGTGGTGTGCTGTTTGCCCAGCAGAGCACAGGCCAGATCGAAGACAGCACATTGACCGGTAACGTGGCCGTCGCAGGTCATGGCGGCGCGGTGATTATTCAAGACCAGGCGAACGCTGCCCTGCGTCGCAACACGTTCCGCCGTAACCAGGCGCTGGCGGCGAACGCCATTGGCGGCGCGGTCAAGATCTACGCCACCGGCACGGCAACCGTGACGCTGACAATGAATTGGTTCGAGAACAACCAGGCCGCGAGCGGCGGCGCGGTGCATATTCAAGGCGCGCATGTTGAGGTGCTGGCCAACACCTTCGTCGGCAACTCGGCGACCCAATTCGGCGGCGCGCTGGTAGCCACCGACAGCACGCAGATCCTGGTGCAAGACAACATCTTTGCCCGTAACAGCGCCGGTGTGGATGGCGGCGCCCTGGTGATTCAGCATGGATCGAGCGGGCAGGTCATCGGCAACAGCTTCACCGACAATCGCGCCAGCATGGTCAATGGCAACGGCGGTGCAATCAAGGTTTACAGCGCCTCATCGCCCCTGATCCACAAAAACCTGATCGAGCGCAATGAGGCAAGAGACGGCGGCGGTCTCTACATCGAAACCCTGTCGGCATCGGTTGTGACCCAAAACACCATTCGCGACAATCACAGCGCGGCTTACGGCGGCGGGGTGGGCATTCGCGAGGCCTCACCCACACTGCGCGCCAATGAGATCACTTTCAACCAGAGCGACCTGAACGGCGGCGGCCTGTTCATCACCGACGATTCGTCGGTGACCCTGGACGCCAACACGATCAGCCACAACACCGCGCGCGGCTCCGGCGGCGGCCTGGTCTTTCTGGCCTCGACGGGCGCAATGACCGGCAACGTACTTACGGCCAACCAGGCGTTGGGTACCGCGGCCGGCGGCCAACCGGGCGGGCATGGCGGCGGCATGTTGCTCAGCGGCAGCAACCTGTCGGCAAGTCACAACATCATCCAGGGCAACCGGGCCGCCAACCTGGGCGGAGGCGCGGCCATTCAGACCAACAGTCAACCCATTTTGAATCAGAACCACTGGGTGAGCAACGAAGCGACGCAGGGCGGTGGTATCTTTGTGACCGACGCTTCCTCAGTGCAGGTGCGCGGTAATGTCTTCTGGCGTAATCGCGCCAGCGACAGCGGCGGCGGTCTGTTGCTGGATGGCGGAAGCGCCGTCCTGGAAGACAACGACCTGGCCTTCAATCAGGCCCTCATCTACGGCGGCGGGCTGCTGATCCAGGCCGATGCCGTGGTGCGCCTGCGGAACAACCTGGTTCATGACGGCACATTCGGCAACGCGGTCGCGCTCGATCGCAGCGCGATCTATGTCGCCGACGCACACGTGGACATTGGCGGCCAGACGATCGTCAACAACCGCGGCGCCGGCTTGAGCCTGGGCGCGGGGGCCGTGGTGACGCTGACCGAGACGATCCTCACGGCCAATGATGTCGGCATCACGGCCGTTACAGGCAGCCAGGCCACTCTGCTGCGTAACGATTTGTGGGCCAATGCCACCGGTAACTACCGCGGCTTGGTTGCCGGCGCGACCGATCTGACCCTGAATCCGTTGTTCGCCACCGGGCCGTTGGGGAATTTCTATCTGAGCCAAATGGCAGCGGGCCAGGGTGCCACCAGCCCGCTGGTTGATACCGGCGCCCACACGGCGGCTGAGCTTGGACTGGATCAACTGACCACGCGCACCGATAGTATCCCTGACACAGGCCTGGTGGACCTGGGAATCCATTACCCGCCATTCACCGGCCGGCCGCGTGTTTGGCTGCCCGTGGCGCTGAGCGGGCATTGA
- a CDS encoding right-handed parallel beta-helix repeat-containing protein, producing the protein MSNKTTEIRKFSSAIVMKNHRRAMQPSLWRLFLLAALLTLAIFPLAWAAGTQIVVCATGGDYTTIQAAVNAASSGDVITVCAGLYQENIVLHAGVSIQGAGSDATIVDGGATQSVVRALTADIGASTMVSGLTLRNGRATSGGGVQVRQGAPAFKNLVIENNEAWQDQGGGVAVLDGGRVTLTNVVVRNNRAVRGGGVAVAGANSQLTVVSSQISANSASVSAGGALAGLRGTFSLVNTALENNVSAGAAGGVMFDILSGGSIEGGRFSGNQARDGGAVYIVNANIPISGVEFTDNVATSHGGAVAFVQRSSGSVANSVFTGNRAVSGHGGALLMQDAATVVVRGSTFRNNRAAAGIGGAVKVFSNANVAIEQSLFEGNQASDAGAILVQAATLSLTGSTLLNNTASQFGGGMVANEGSTVTITENRFEGNVAAVDGGGLIIQNSSTGTVSNNLFRSNRASPTAGIAGALKIYNSSSPTVSQNTLEYNEAYDGGGLYVEQYSAPLVSGNILRANRALRYGGGVVINSGSSPTMRGNTISANTAASNAGGIFVNESQPVLEQNTVSDNVASGSGGGVVLLSSGGALRGNQIRGNQAAVNGGGVLLNASNPQVSHNAIENNTAAQLGGGLVMQANSQAAVHDNTISQNRAATGGGVFMTGVSQATLNTNQVERNQASQGGGGIALAGSHPALVNNVIRWNQGGQYGGGLLIQGGSRPVVNDNVIGFNTANAGGGVSVTDSTNLLFTGNQVTRNQALSGAGGALLMFNTHGQVSGNQFTANSASGGGGAMTFNQSDPVVDDNRFLGNTAGGYGGALLVQDSSAPNIHNNEIRGNSAGSQGAGVMVSAANPRLVNNTIADNGGAGPGEGVRLFNVSGVEVTGNVIVGNRVGISANANNQVDLDRNNLWENTVDYGGINRGPTDLKVDPLYVTGPFGGFYLSQRAAGQSQTSPLVDAGPVTAASLGLNETTTRTDGVGDAGMVDLGVHYPPFFGAPRLWMPFMRLGQ; encoded by the coding sequence ATGAGCAACAAAACAACCGAGATACGAAAATTCTCATCCGCAATCGTCATGAAAAATCACCGTCGTGCGATGCAGCCGTCGCTGTGGCGCCTGTTCTTGCTGGCGGCCCTGCTTACCCTGGCTATTTTCCCGCTGGCCTGGGCCGCAGGAACTCAGATCGTAGTCTGTGCAACCGGCGGTGATTACACGACGATTCAGGCGGCCGTCAATGCCGCGAGTAGCGGCGATGTCATCACGGTCTGCGCAGGGCTTTACCAGGAAAATATCGTGCTGCACGCCGGCGTTTCCATTCAAGGTGCGGGCAGCGACGCGACGATCGTGGATGGCGGCGCTACTCAGAGCGTGGTGCGGGCGCTGACCGCGGACATTGGTGCAAGCACGATGGTCAGCGGGCTGACGCTGCGCAATGGACGCGCGACCAGCGGCGGCGGCGTTCAGGTGCGCCAGGGCGCCCCGGCCTTCAAGAACCTGGTCATCGAGAATAACGAAGCCTGGCAGGACCAGGGCGGCGGCGTCGCGGTCCTGGATGGCGGTCGTGTCACCCTGACCAACGTGGTGGTGCGCAACAACCGCGCGGTGCGCGGCGGCGGCGTGGCGGTGGCGGGGGCCAATTCGCAGTTGACGGTGGTGAGCAGCCAGATCAGCGCGAACAGTGCGAGCGTCAGCGCGGGCGGTGCGTTGGCCGGGCTGCGCGGCACGTTTAGCCTGGTCAATACTGCGCTGGAGAACAATGTGAGCGCCGGCGCGGCCGGGGGGGTGATGTTCGACATCCTGTCGGGCGGCAGCATCGAGGGCGGGCGCTTCTCGGGGAACCAGGCGCGTGATGGCGGCGCGGTGTACATTGTCAATGCTAACATTCCGATCAGCGGGGTCGAGTTTACCGACAACGTGGCCACGAGCCATGGCGGCGCGGTGGCCTTTGTGCAGCGCAGCAGCGGGTCGGTCGCTAATTCGGTTTTCACAGGTAACCGCGCCGTGAGCGGGCACGGCGGCGCGCTCCTCATGCAGGATGCGGCGACGGTCGTGGTGCGCGGAAGCACGTTTCGCAACAATCGAGCGGCAGCCGGCATCGGCGGCGCGGTGAAGGTTTTTTCCAATGCGAATGTCGCCATTGAACAGAGCCTGTTCGAGGGCAATCAGGCTTCCGATGCGGGCGCCATCCTGGTGCAGGCAGCCACCCTCAGCCTGACCGGCAGCACACTGCTGAACAACACCGCTTCGCAGTTTGGCGGCGGCATGGTAGCGAACGAGGGCAGCACCGTGACGATTACGGAGAACCGTTTCGAGGGCAATGTCGCGGCCGTAGATGGCGGCGGCCTGATCATTCAGAACAGCTCAACCGGCACCGTCAGCAACAACCTCTTTCGCTCCAATCGCGCCAGCCCGACAGCAGGCATTGCCGGCGCCCTGAAGATCTATAACAGTTCCTCGCCGACGGTGAGCCAGAACACGCTGGAGTACAATGAGGCGTATGATGGCGGCGGCCTGTATGTAGAACAATACTCTGCGCCGCTCGTCAGCGGGAACATCTTGCGTGCCAATCGTGCGCTGCGCTATGGCGGCGGTGTGGTTATCAACTCCGGGTCGTCGCCCACGATGAGGGGCAATACGATTAGCGCCAATACCGCGGCCAGCAACGCAGGCGGAATTTTCGTCAATGAGTCGCAGCCGGTGCTCGAACAGAATACCGTCAGTGACAATGTCGCGAGTGGTTCCGGCGGCGGCGTGGTCCTTCTCTCGTCTGGCGGCGCGTTGCGTGGCAATCAGATTCGGGGGAATCAGGCCGCGGTCAACGGCGGCGGCGTGCTGCTGAATGCCAGCAATCCCCAGGTGAGCCACAATGCCATCGAGAACAACACCGCGGCGCAGCTCGGCGGGGGATTGGTGATGCAGGCCAACAGCCAGGCGGCCGTGCATGACAACACGATCAGCCAGAACAGGGCCGCGACCGGCGGCGGGGTGTTCATGACGGGCGTATCCCAGGCGACGCTGAACACGAACCAGGTGGAACGCAATCAGGCCAGCCAGGGCGGCGGCGGCATCGCCCTGGCTGGCAGCCATCCAGCGCTGGTGAACAATGTGATTCGCTGGAACCAGGGCGGTCAGTACGGCGGCGGCCTGCTCATTCAGGGCGGCTCCCGGCCTGTGGTGAACGACAATGTGATTGGCTTCAACACCGCGAACGCGGGCGGCGGCGTTTCTGTGACGGACAGCACGAACCTGCTGTTCACCGGCAACCAGGTGACGCGTAACCAGGCGCTCAGCGGCGCCGGTGGCGCGCTGTTGATGTTCAACACGCACGGCCAGGTGAGCGGCAACCAATTTACGGCCAACAGCGCCAGCGGCGGCGGCGGCGCCATGACGTTCAATCAGAGCGATCCGGTGGTAGATGACAACCGGTTTCTGGGCAACACGGCCGGCGGCTATGGCGGCGCCCTGTTGGTGCAGGACAGTTCCGCACCCAACATCCATAACAACGAGATTCGCGGTAACAGCGCCGGCAGTCAAGGCGCGGGCGTGATGGTCTCCGCGGCCAACCCACGCCTGGTCAACAACACGATTGCCGATAATGGCGGCGCCGGCCCCGGCGAAGGGGTGCGCCTGTTCAATGTGAGCGGGGTCGAGGTGACCGGCAATGTCATCGTAGGAAATCGGGTCGGCATCAGCGCCAATGCCAACAACCAGGTGGATCTTGACCGCAACAACCTGTGGGAAAATACGGTGGATTATGGCGGTATCAATCGCGGGCCTACCGATCTGAAAGTGGACCCGCTGTATGTGACCGGGCCGTTTGGTGGGTTTTATCTTAGTCAACGGGCGGCCGGCCAATCCCAAACTAGCCCGCTGGTGGATGCCGGCCCTGTGACCGCGGCGTCACTGGGACTGAATGAGACAACCACCCGCACCGATGGGGTGGGCGACGCCGGGATGGTTGACCTCGGCGTTCATTACCCGCCATTTTTCGGCGCGCCGCGGCTGTGGATGCCTTTCATGCGTCTGGGGCAATAG